From a single Nocardioides panacis genomic region:
- a CDS encoding DNA gyrase/topoisomerase IV subunit A produces MARSTQQPPLPDDYEEHILDIDVGDEMRTSFLEYAYSVIYSRALPDAKDGLKPVQRRILYTMADMGLRPDRGHVKSARVVGEVMGRLHPHGDGAIYDALVRMVQPWSLRLPFVDGHGNFGSPDDSPAAMRYTECRMAPAAVAMTDSIDEDTVDFKPNYDSRETEPVVLPAAIPNLVVNGASGIAVGMATNIAPHNLVEVVQALRHLIKHPQASLDDLMRFVPGPDLPTGGKIVGLDGIRDAYESGRGSFKMRATARIENVTPRRKGIVVTELPYGVGPERVIERIKSLVQGKKLQGISDVKDLTDREKGLQLVIEVKNGFVPEAILEQLYKLTPMEDSFGINAVALVEGQPRTLGLKQMLDVFLGHRYDVVRRRSAFRRAKAADRLHLVDGLLVAILDIDEVIQLIRSSDNAEQARARLIDVFELSDIQATYILDMPLRRLTRFSKLELDKEQAELQATIDALDAILQDDKLLRTVVSDELNDVAKTYGTPRRTVLLASAGQTVSAAVPLEVADDPCFVYLSSAGLLARTGDTEPPGDGEGRAKHDVVVSAVRTTARGQVGALTTTGRLVKLDVLDLPTLPGTASHPHLQGGAPLSEFLSLEPKERVLALTSLDADSPGQALGTRQGVVKRVNPEQLANRDAWEVIRLADGDEVVGAVELRTGEEELVFLTSDAQLLHFAASGVRPQGRSGGGIAGVRLAAKQTVVFFGAFTPDESAVVVTASGSGTALPGTEAGAVKVTPFSEYPAKGRGTGGVRCHRFLKGEDTLVFAWAGPGPARAAAASGAAVDLPAADGRRDGSGVPGTQPVVAASGPVAGLVAGLEAGAVPLLDTEDPTLPLDGA; encoded by the coding sequence ATGGCCCGCTCCACCCAGCAACCTCCCCTGCCCGACGACTACGAGGAGCACATCCTCGACATCGACGTCGGCGACGAGATGCGCACCAGCTTCCTGGAGTACGCCTACTCGGTCATCTACAGCCGCGCGCTGCCGGACGCCAAGGACGGCCTCAAGCCGGTCCAGCGCCGGATCCTGTACACGATGGCCGACATGGGCCTGCGCCCCGACCGCGGGCACGTGAAGAGCGCCCGCGTCGTGGGCGAGGTGATGGGCCGGCTGCACCCGCACGGCGACGGCGCGATCTACGACGCCCTGGTCCGGATGGTGCAGCCCTGGTCGCTGCGGCTGCCGTTCGTCGACGGGCACGGGAACTTCGGCTCACCCGACGACTCGCCGGCCGCCATGCGCTACACGGAGTGCCGGATGGCGCCCGCCGCGGTCGCGATGACCGACTCCATCGACGAGGACACCGTCGACTTCAAGCCCAACTACGACAGCCGCGAGACCGAGCCGGTCGTGCTGCCCGCGGCGATCCCCAACCTGGTCGTCAACGGGGCGTCCGGCATCGCCGTCGGCATGGCCACCAACATCGCCCCGCACAACCTCGTCGAGGTGGTCCAGGCGCTGCGGCACCTGATCAAGCACCCGCAGGCGAGCCTCGACGACCTGATGCGGTTCGTCCCCGGCCCCGACCTGCCCACCGGCGGCAAGATCGTCGGCCTCGACGGGATCCGGGACGCCTACGAGTCCGGCCGCGGCTCGTTCAAGATGCGCGCGACCGCCCGGATCGAAAACGTCACCCCGCGCCGCAAGGGCATCGTGGTCACCGAGCTGCCGTACGGCGTCGGGCCCGAGCGGGTCATCGAGCGGATCAAGAGCCTGGTCCAGGGCAAGAAGCTGCAGGGCATCAGCGACGTGAAGGACCTCACGGACCGCGAGAAGGGCCTCCAGCTCGTCATCGAGGTCAAGAACGGCTTCGTCCCCGAGGCGATCCTCGAGCAGCTCTACAAGCTCACCCCGATGGAGGACTCCTTCGGCATCAACGCCGTCGCGCTCGTCGAGGGGCAGCCCCGCACCCTCGGCCTCAAGCAGATGCTGGACGTCTTCCTGGGCCACCGCTACGACGTCGTACGGCGCCGCTCGGCGTTCCGGCGCGCCAAGGCCGCCGACCGCCTGCACCTCGTCGACGGCCTGCTGGTCGCGATCCTGGACATCGACGAGGTGATCCAGCTGATCCGCTCCAGCGACAACGCCGAGCAGGCCCGGGCCCGGCTGATCGACGTCTTCGAGCTGAGCGACATCCAGGCGACGTACATCCTGGACATGCCGCTGCGCCGGCTCACGAGGTTCTCCAAGCTCGAGCTCGACAAGGAGCAGGCCGAGCTGCAGGCCACGATCGACGCGCTCGACGCGATCCTGCAGGACGACAAGCTGCTGCGCACGGTGGTCTCCGACGAGCTCAACGACGTCGCTAAGACCTACGGCACGCCGCGCCGCACGGTGCTGCTGGCCTCGGCCGGGCAGACCGTCTCGGCGGCCGTGCCGCTCGAGGTCGCCGACGACCCGTGCTTCGTCTACCTCTCGTCGGCCGGCCTGCTGGCCCGCACCGGCGACACCGAGCCTCCCGGCGACGGGGAGGGCCGCGCCAAGCACGACGTGGTGGTCTCGGCCGTCCGGACGACCGCCCGCGGCCAGGTCGGCGCGCTGACCACCACCGGCCGGCTGGTCAAGCTGGACGTGCTCGACCTGCCGACCCTGCCGGGCACCGCGAGCCACCCGCACCTGCAGGGCGGCGCACCGCTCAGCGAGTTCCTGTCCCTCGAGCCCAAGGAGCGGGTGCTCGCCCTGACCTCCCTGGACGCCGACTCCCCCGGCCAGGCGCTGGGCACCCGCCAGGGCGTGGTGAAGCGGGTGAACCCCGAGCAGCTCGCGAACCGCGACGCCTGGGAGGTCATCCGGCTCGCCGACGGCGACGAGGTGGTCGGCGCGGTCGAGCTGCGCACCGGCGAGGAGGAGCTGGTGTTCCTCACCTCCGACGCCCAGCTGCTGCACTTCGCCGCGTCCGGGGTCCGGCCCCAGGGCCGCTCGGGCGGCGGCATCGCCGGCGTGCGCCTCGCGGCCAAGCAGACGGTGGTGTTCTTCGGCGCGTTCACGCCCGACGAGTCCGCCGTGGTGGTGACCGCGTCCGGCTCCGGCACGGCGCTGCCGGGCACCGAGGCGGGGGCGGTCAAGGTCACCCCGTTCTCGGAGTACCCCGCCAAGGGCCGCGGCACCGGCGGCGTGCGCTGCCACCGGTTCCTCAAGGGCGAGGACACCCTCGTCTTCGCGTGGGCCGGTCCCGGGCCCGCGCGGGCGGCCGCGGCCAGCGGTGCCGCCGTCGACCTGCCCGCGGCCGACGGTCGCCGCGACGGCTCGGGCGTCCCCGGCACCCAGCCGGTGGTCGCCGCCTCGGGCCCGGTGGCCGGTCTGGTCGCCGGCCTGGAGGCCGGTGCGGTCCCGCTCCTGGACACCGAGGACCCCACGCTCCCGCTCGACGGTGCGTGA
- a CDS encoding DMT family transporter has protein sequence MAVLLALVAALAYGLSDFLGGLVSRRTSAWSVAVVGQASSALCVTVAALFIPGDPTRSDLVWGLVAGIGSGTGAAFLYRGFSSGRMGVVAPVSAVGAALVPVVAGALGGERLSLLVWGGILAALPGIWLVSRTPQDPLETGKPRESVAAGAVDGALAGVGFGLLFAALGQVPDQAGWWPLAVCQAASVPAVVLLALALRADWVPRGRAVRLAVLCGPLGAAATGGFLLATQSGFLTVAGVLTSLYPASTVLLAALVLHEKVHRAQGVGLALCGVAIACVAAG, from the coding sequence ATGGCGGTCCTGCTCGCGCTCGTCGCCGCGCTCGCCTACGGCCTCTCGGACTTCTTGGGCGGTCTCGTGTCGCGACGTACGTCGGCCTGGTCGGTGGCGGTCGTCGGCCAGGCGTCGTCGGCGCTCTGCGTCACGGTCGCGGCGCTGTTCATCCCGGGCGACCCGACCCGCAGCGACCTGGTCTGGGGCCTGGTCGCCGGCATCGGCAGCGGCACCGGGGCGGCGTTCCTCTACCGCGGCTTCTCCTCGGGACGGATGGGAGTCGTGGCGCCGGTCTCGGCGGTGGGCGCCGCGCTGGTGCCCGTGGTGGCCGGCGCCCTCGGCGGGGAGCGGCTCTCGCTGCTGGTGTGGGGCGGCATCCTCGCCGCCCTGCCGGGCATCTGGCTCGTCTCCCGGACCCCGCAGGACCCGCTCGAGACCGGGAAGCCACGCGAGTCCGTCGCCGCGGGAGCGGTCGACGGCGCGCTGGCCGGCGTCGGGTTCGGGCTGCTGTTCGCGGCCCTGGGACAGGTGCCGGACCAGGCCGGCTGGTGGCCGCTGGCGGTCTGCCAGGCGGCCAGCGTCCCCGCGGTGGTGCTCCTGGCCCTGGCGCTGCGGGCGGACTGGGTGCCGCGCGGGCGGGCGGTGCGGCTCGCGGTGCTGTGCGGGCCGCTGGGCGCCGCGGCCACCGGCGGCTTCCTGCTGGCCACCCAGTCGGGGTTCCTGACCGTCGCCGGGGTGCTCACCTCGCTCTACCCGGCCAGCACCGTGCTGCTCGCCGCGCTGGTGCTGCACGAGAAGGTGCACCGCGCCCAGGGCGTCGGCCTGGCCCTCTGCGGCGTGGCCATCGCCTGCGTCGCGGCGGGCTGA
- a CDS encoding DUF7455 domain-containing protein: MTTAVAPSAPLTAVDRCDRCGAQAYLRVELSGGGELLFCAHHAREHGDKLREIAVTVHDETGKLVDSPAAGTER, from the coding sequence ATGACTACTGCAGTTGCCCCTAGTGCACCCCTGACAGCTGTGGACCGCTGCGACCGCTGCGGTGCCCAGGCCTACCTCCGTGTCGAGCTCTCCGGTGGCGGCGAGCTGCTCTTCTGCGCGCACCACGCGCGGGAGCACGGCGACAAGCTCCGTGAGATCGCGGTGACCGTCCACGACGAGACCGGCAAGCTGGTCGACTCCCCGGCGGCGGGGACCGAGCGCTGA
- a CDS encoding STAS domain-containing protein: protein MTSDVPDATGLTVDTLGPDDGTLTLQCRGELDYSTVRLLREHAEAALTTPAPTVVLDLDRVSFLDSAGLGTLVEIHRQLQAEGRTMVLQTSHANTLRVLETTGMTGFFTVRPG from the coding sequence ATGACCAGCGACGTACCCGACGCCACCGGCCTCACGGTCGACACCCTCGGACCCGACGACGGCACGCTGACCCTGCAGTGCCGGGGCGAGCTCGACTACTCGACGGTCCGGCTGCTGCGCGAGCACGCCGAGGCGGCGCTGACCACTCCGGCGCCCACCGTCGTGCTGGACCTCGACCGGGTCAGCTTCCTCGACTCGGCGGGGCTGGGCACGCTGGTCGAGATCCACCGGCAGCTGCAGGCCGAGGGACGGACGATGGTCCTGCAGACCTCGCACGCGAACACCCTGAGGGTGCTCGAGACCACCGGGATGACCGGCTTCTTCACCGTCCGACCGGGCTGA
- a CDS encoding SseB family protein, whose product MSLEPGSAEREEAHARWQRLGRGDHVESVLDLARRVAQRAGSVLPVIRALTVEQVFVSPGPDGTLAVSRSGGVPFVHVFSSPVRLVASLSPEDSEVSMTTLFLADLVRGFGGQVGVRLDPATDAELTLEPDQVRQLVATAAGVVTPAALTAVEGEELRVTAGPEAVTDLDRAVVAALPEARVRRCVAALDGVGGRTWPVYLADGPGLEVLAILDLVEQAARRPTVVVVNGEPRWLAALLTSAQDVALDVTGA is encoded by the coding sequence ATGAGCCTCGAACCGGGCTCCGCGGAGCGCGAGGAGGCGCACGCCCGCTGGCAGCGCCTGGGCCGGGGGGACCACGTGGAGTCCGTGCTCGACCTGGCCCGCCGGGTGGCGCAGCGCGCCGGCAGCGTCCTGCCCGTGATCCGGGCGCTCACCGTCGAACAGGTCTTCGTGAGCCCGGGGCCCGACGGGACGTTGGCGGTGTCGCGATCGGGTGGCGTGCCGTTCGTGCACGTGTTCAGCTCCCCGGTCCGGCTGGTCGCCTCGCTGTCGCCGGAGGACTCCGAGGTCTCGATGACCACGCTGTTCCTCGCCGACCTCGTGCGCGGGTTCGGCGGCCAGGTCGGGGTCCGCCTCGACCCCGCCACGGACGCCGAGCTGACGCTGGAGCCGGACCAGGTCCGGCAGCTGGTGGCGACGGCTGCCGGCGTCGTGACGCCGGCAGCGCTGACCGCGGTGGAGGGCGAGGAGCTGCGGGTCACGGCCGGTCCCGAGGCGGTGACCGACCTGGACCGCGCCGTCGTGGCGGCGCTGCCCGAGGCCCGGGTGCGCCGCTGCGTGGCAGCGCTCGACGGGGTCGGTGGCCGCACCTGGCCGGTCTACCTCGCCGACGGACCGGGTCTCGAGGTCCTCGCCATCCTCGACCTCGTCGAGCAGGCGGCGCGCCGCCCGACCGTGGTCGTGGTGAACGGCGAGCCCCGCTGGCTGGCCGCGCTGCTCACGTCGGCTCAGGACGTCGCGCTCGACGTCACCGGGGCCTGA
- a CDS encoding beta-class carbonic anhydrase: protein MRDVTDAFNDLLAANREYASTHELSGFDGIAHAGVAVVTCMDSRIDPLRMLGLHPGDAKIFRNPGGRVTPQALEALVLGVHLLNVNRILIVPHTRCAMATSTLEEIRERVGRSAGQDASWQPFGVVEDQQAALAEDVAAVRTHPLIPDEVVVGGFVYDVDTGLLDQQV from the coding sequence TTGCGGGACGTGACCGACGCGTTCAACGACCTCCTCGCCGCCAACCGCGAGTACGCCTCCACCCACGAGCTGAGCGGGTTCGACGGGATCGCCCACGCGGGCGTCGCCGTGGTGACCTGCATGGACTCCCGGATCGACCCCCTGCGGATGCTCGGCCTGCATCCCGGGGACGCGAAGATCTTCCGCAACCCGGGCGGCCGGGTCACGCCGCAGGCGCTCGAGGCCCTGGTCCTCGGCGTGCACCTGCTCAACGTGAACCGGATCCTGATCGTCCCGCACACCCGCTGCGCGATGGCGACCTCCACGCTCGAGGAGATCCGCGAGCGCGTCGGCCGGTCGGCCGGGCAGGACGCCTCGTGGCAGCCCTTCGGCGTGGTCGAGGACCAGCAGGCCGCGCTGGCCGAGGACGTCGCGGCGGTCCGGACTCACCCGCTGATCCCCGACGAGGTCGTGGTGGGCGGGTTCGTGTACGACGTGGACACCGGCCTGCTGGACCAGCAGGTCTGA
- a CDS encoding LppX_LprAFG lipoprotein yields MRTAALRPLAVALTMAAALSACSGSKAESSTSPADTLAAAKKSLDETPGVRIGLSTAKLPSDVNGLLAADGVATHAPAFKGTIKVAAGGITADAAVVAVDGTVHAKLPFTSKFVKIDPADYGAPDPSTLMSPDAGLSSLLTAAQDVTEGSQVREGKVVLSSFSGTVPGKAVAEVIPSASASATFDATFTVTDDDELAKAVLTGPFYPKSDDVTYTITFDDYGTKPTITAP; encoded by the coding sequence ATGAGGACCGCCGCGCTCCGCCCGCTCGCCGTCGCGCTCACGATGGCCGCCGCGCTGTCGGCCTGCTCGGGCTCGAAGGCGGAGTCCTCGACGAGCCCGGCCGACACTCTGGCCGCCGCGAAGAAGTCGCTCGACGAGACGCCGGGGGTGCGCATCGGGCTCTCGACGGCGAAGCTGCCGAGCGACGTCAACGGGCTGCTCGCCGCTGACGGCGTGGCCACCCACGCCCCCGCCTTCAAGGGCACCATCAAGGTCGCCGCCGGCGGGATCACCGCCGACGCGGCCGTCGTGGCCGTGGACGGCACCGTGCACGCCAAGCTGCCGTTCACCTCGAAGTTCGTGAAGATCGACCCGGCCGACTACGGCGCACCGGACCCGTCGACGCTGATGAGCCCCGACGCCGGGCTGTCCTCGCTGCTCACCGCGGCCCAGGACGTCACCGAGGGCTCGCAGGTGCGCGAGGGCAAGGTGGTGCTGAGCAGCTTCAGCGGCACCGTCCCCGGGAAGGCGGTCGCGGAGGTCATCCCGAGCGCCTCGGCGAGCGCCACCTTCGACGCGACGTTCACCGTCACCGACGACGACGAGCTGGCCAAGGCCGTGCTGACCGGACCGTTCTACCCGAAGTCCGACGACGTCACCTACACGATCACCTTCGACGACTACGGCACGAAGCCGACCATCACCGCCCCGTGA
- a CDS encoding DUF456 domain-containing protein encodes MTETNLLVGLAVLVGLAGIVVPVLPGSILILGAVLVWSVLTATTTGWLVFAVVTTLLVAGGIVKYAVPGRGLRTAGVPNRTLVAGGVLGVVGFFVVPVVGLFLGFVLGVYLSELQRVGTERAWPSTRAALRAVGLSMLIELAAGMLAAATWLAAAVLA; translated from the coding sequence GTGACCGAGACCAACCTGCTCGTGGGCCTGGCCGTGCTGGTCGGGCTCGCCGGCATCGTGGTGCCGGTGCTGCCCGGCTCGATCCTGATCCTCGGGGCCGTGCTGGTCTGGTCCGTGCTCACCGCGACGACGACCGGGTGGCTGGTGTTCGCGGTGGTGACCACGCTGCTGGTCGCCGGTGGCATCGTGAAGTACGCCGTTCCCGGCCGCGGCCTGCGCACCGCCGGCGTCCCGAACCGCACGCTGGTCGCGGGCGGGGTCCTCGGGGTGGTCGGGTTCTTCGTGGTCCCCGTCGTCGGGCTGTTCCTCGGCTTCGTGCTCGGCGTCTACCTCTCCGAGCTCCAGCGCGTCGGCACCGAACGGGCCTGGCCCTCGACCCGGGCGGCGCTGCGCGCCGTCGGCCTCTCGATGCTGATCGAGCTCGCCGCCGGGATGCTCGCCGCCGCCACCTGGCTCGCCGCAGCGGTCCTCGCCTGA
- a CDS encoding WXG100 family type VII secretion target, which produces MSDTELEIGAQTRAARLVADGAPAIMTVVQDLGTALEGSMSGFRGASAAAFVEAVTAWFEAAQDLGPALTGYAEKLVATDAAAARTETEQDARYQRLAGRLGGAQ; this is translated from the coding sequence ATGTCCGACACCGAGCTGGAGATCGGCGCGCAGACCCGGGCGGCCCGCCTGGTGGCCGACGGGGCCCCGGCGATCATGACGGTCGTCCAGGACCTCGGCACCGCCCTGGAAGGCTCGATGAGCGGGTTCCGCGGGGCATCGGCCGCCGCCTTCGTCGAGGCGGTGACCGCCTGGTTCGAGGCGGCCCAGGACCTGGGACCGGCGCTGACGGGCTACGCGGAGAAGCTGGTCGCGACGGACGCGGCCGCGGCGAGGACCGAGACGGAGCAGGACGCGCGCTACCAGCGCCTGGCCGGCCGGCTGGGAGGTGCGCAGTGA
- a CDS encoding WXG100 family type VII secretion target: MPDFTVKGNPDAILGRVATMREKATTFESVADGLDALNTDGWTGRAADRFREKFDTEPGKWRDAGTGFRRAADGLSVYASELRSAQSRAAWAEKEYHRGDQVTEDARSSYDADVSRAKHEASTQNAAGHPTVLTILPFHDPGAAIRQGALDELSSARSDLESAAHTCAGEVRAGCSAAPSKRNWFESGLAFVGGVFAGAGEAVWDLVEMGFDFQFGPMMDMIKLASGELTPEELAAKNDLKVEQAKALLTSLKDDPIGFGKNLGKSLLDWDTWSDDPARALGHLVPDAIATVATGGAGASLRALRGLKGLHDISLLARPLHGLRSLKGLDLGDLSGLSHLDDASLASRIDALPPADQARLLRRGEDMTPQSMESLFNGRYDDAPNDMSYFHDTFTDGAPRVSADHPVVDGPLVNLHGRGDPGSGTFWTDPAELLTSRNEAAAMDRMALRPEWYTKDAADGGYTFAHRDEISVRQFSPQEEMRMDAGPLAAQSQHVAAQKWATGHDSPAPTHFDGLPNPENQPGGATQYVSGLDDGPWRSPVDTWTGPAPWVSATPHGAWTGFGAGAATGFAGSSAAGAAADR, translated from the coding sequence ATGCCTGACTTCACCGTGAAGGGCAACCCCGACGCGATCCTCGGCCGGGTCGCGACGATGCGGGAGAAGGCCACCACGTTCGAGTCGGTGGCCGACGGACTCGACGCCCTGAACACCGACGGGTGGACCGGCCGGGCGGCCGATCGCTTCCGGGAGAAATTCGACACGGAGCCGGGCAAGTGGCGAGACGCCGGCACCGGCTTCCGTCGAGCCGCCGACGGGCTCTCCGTCTACGCCTCCGAGCTCAGGTCGGCTCAGTCGCGCGCGGCCTGGGCCGAGAAGGAGTACCACCGCGGCGACCAGGTCACCGAGGACGCCCGCTCGTCGTACGACGCGGACGTCTCTCGCGCGAAGCACGAGGCCTCGACGCAGAACGCGGCCGGGCACCCGACCGTGCTCACGATCCTGCCGTTCCACGACCCGGGTGCGGCGATCCGGCAGGGTGCCCTGGACGAGCTGTCCTCCGCCCGGTCCGACCTCGAGTCGGCGGCGCACACGTGCGCGGGCGAGGTGCGCGCAGGGTGCTCCGCGGCGCCGAGCAAGCGCAACTGGTTCGAGAGCGGCCTGGCCTTCGTGGGCGGCGTGTTCGCCGGCGCCGGCGAGGCGGTGTGGGACCTCGTCGAGATGGGCTTCGACTTCCAGTTCGGTCCGATGATGGACATGATCAAGCTCGCCTCGGGAGAGCTCACCCCCGAGGAGCTGGCGGCCAAGAACGACCTCAAGGTCGAGCAGGCCAAGGCACTCCTCACCTCCCTCAAGGACGACCCGATCGGCTTCGGCAAGAACCTCGGCAAGTCGCTGCTGGACTGGGACACGTGGTCCGACGACCCCGCCCGGGCGCTCGGCCACCTCGTGCCCGACGCGATCGCGACCGTCGCCACCGGTGGGGCCGGGGCCAGCCTGCGTGCCCTGCGCGGCCTCAAGGGGCTGCACGACATCTCGCTGCTGGCCCGCCCGCTGCACGGCCTCCGTTCGCTGAAGGGGCTCGACCTCGGGGACCTCTCCGGTCTCTCGCACCTCGACGACGCGTCGCTGGCCTCCCGGATCGACGCGCTCCCACCCGCAGACCAGGCGCGGCTGCTCCGGCGCGGCGAGGACATGACGCCGCAGTCGATGGAGTCCCTGTTCAACGGTCGCTACGACGACGCGCCCAACGACATGTCCTACTTCCACGACACCTTCACCGACGGCGCCCCCCGGGTGTCGGCCGACCACCCGGTGGTCGACGGTCCGCTGGTGAACCTGCACGGGCGTGGTGACCCGGGCAGCGGCACCTTCTGGACCGACCCGGCGGAGCTGCTGACCTCTCGCAACGAGGCCGCCGCGATGGACCGGATGGCGCTGCGGCCGGAGTGGTACACCAAGGACGCCGCGGACGGCGGCTACACCTTCGCGCACCGCGACGAGATCTCGGTGCGGCAGTTCAGCCCCCAGGAGGAGATGCGCATGGACGCGGGCCCGCTGGCTGCGCAGTCCCAGCACGTCGCCGCCCAGAAGTGGGCCACCGGTCACGACTCCCCGGCGCCCACGCACTTCGACGGGCTTCCGAACCCGGAGAATCAGCCCGGCGGGGCCACGCAGTACGTCTCGGGTCTCGACGACGGACCGTGGAGGTCGCCCGTCGACACGTGGACGGGGCCGGCGCCCTGGGTCTCGGCCACCCCGCACGGCGCGTGGACCGGCTTCGGTGCGGGCGCCGCCACCGGGTTCGCCGGCAGCAGCGCCGCCGGCGCGGCGGCCGACCGGTGA